One window from the genome of Gimesia aquarii encodes:
- the hypB gene encoding hydrogenase nickel incorporation protein HypB, with the protein MNQRTIVVQRDVQSDQKADAAAERERLGRRGTLVVNLLSSPGAGKTTLLEATARHFADRRSIAVLVGDLETDRDAQRLSPLMPVAQLTTGGACHLELPLVQRGLKALGDPEVDFLFIENVGNLVCPASHDLAEHLRIVLISTTEGDDKPGKYPKMFRTSQAMVITKLDLLPHVPFSVEAVTEDAHRIQPQLKVLTNCALNGSGIENWCNFLEEQHQQQLAIYHEPAGNR; encoded by the coding sequence ATGAACCAGCGCACGATTGTTGTACAACGAGATGTGCAATCTGATCAGAAAGCGGATGCTGCTGCAGAACGAGAGAGACTGGGACGCCGAGGGACACTGGTCGTCAATCTACTCTCCTCGCCAGGCGCGGGAAAAACGACCTTACTGGAAGCAACAGCGCGGCATTTTGCTGACAGGCGCAGTATCGCTGTGCTGGTAGGTGATCTTGAAACGGATCGCGATGCACAACGTTTGTCGCCTCTCATGCCAGTAGCACAGTTAACCACAGGGGGAGCCTGTCATCTGGAATTACCACTTGTGCAGCGCGGACTGAAGGCGCTGGGCGATCCTGAAGTCGATTTTCTATTTATTGAAAATGTGGGCAATTTGGTTTGCCCGGCTTCACACGATCTGGCAGAACACTTGCGCATCGTACTGATTAGCACGACGGAGGGAGACGATAAACCAGGCAAATATCCGAAAATGTTCCGTACCAGTCAGGCGATGGTGATTACAAAACTTGACTTACTGCCGCACGTTCCCTTTTCAGTAGAAGCGGTGACAGAAGATGCCCATCGTATTCAGCCCCAGTTGAAAGTCTTAACGAATTGTGCTTTGAATGGTTCTGGTATTGAGAACTGGTGTAATTTTCTGGAAGAACAACATCAACAGCAATTGGCGATATATCATGAACCGGCAGGCAATCGCTAA
- a CDS encoding hydrogenase maturation nickel metallochaperone HypA/HybF: MHERSLIRSLLRQVGQIVVAEGGGQVTEIRVQVGDLSGVEPLLFQMAFDDMVPALFSSDCRLALEMVPVTAVCSECKHQFEIVDFQFRCPKCQTNLVQVIQGDEVKLISVSINSNNSIEGVAS, encoded by the coding sequence ATGCATGAACGGTCTCTAATCCGGAGTTTATTACGGCAAGTGGGGCAAATCGTTGTAGCAGAAGGCGGCGGCCAAGTCACCGAAATTCGCGTACAGGTGGGTGATTTGTCTGGTGTGGAACCACTTTTATTTCAGATGGCGTTTGACGACATGGTTCCTGCTCTGTTTTCTTCCGACTGCCGTTTGGCACTCGAAATGGTACCTGTCACCGCGGTTTGTAGTGAATGTAAGCATCAGTTTGAAATCGTTGATTTTCAGTTTCGCTGTCCTAAATGTCAGACGAACTTGGTGCAAGTCATTCAGGGAGACGAAGTGAAATTAATCAGCGTTTCCATTAATTCGAACAATTCAATCGAAGGAGTCGCATCATGA
- a CDS encoding hydrogenase maturation protease: MKHQSQILVIGIGSPHGDDQVGWEIAKQIQDRDSKFVDVRLARTPDDLLDWLEGIKQLVICDACQGAGDVGTHHHWKWPSDQLETMTWSGTHHVSLPSVLALAEQLGRLPTLVQIWGVEIEQTQPGDSMSESVKAGTTVVAKTICQDLSIPTKKSETQHA; encoded by the coding sequence ATGAAGCATCAATCCCAGATTTTGGTCATAGGCATCGGCAGCCCCCACGGTGATGATCAAGTCGGTTGGGAGATTGCTAAGCAGATTCAAGATAGAGACAGCAAGTTCGTTGACGTCCGTCTGGCGCGAACACCCGATGATTTACTGGACTGGCTGGAGGGAATAAAACAATTGGTAATTTGCGATGCCTGCCAGGGTGCGGGAGACGTTGGTACTCACCACCATTGGAAATGGCCCTCTGATCAACTGGAAACCATGACATGGTCGGGAACACATCATGTTTCGTTACCCTCTGTTCTCGCATTGGCCGAACAACTGGGCCGACTTCCCACTTTGGTTCAAATTTGGGGTGTCGAAATCGAACAGACACAGCCTGGCGACTCAATGTCTGAATCAGTGAAGGCAGGAACAACAGTGGTTGCTAAAACAATCTGTCAAGATTTATCGATCCCCACAAAAAAGTCGGAGACCCAACATGCATGA
- a CDS encoding Ni/Fe hydrogenase subunit alpha: protein MGNRTIKVETLTRVEGEGGLYIRLNGEAVDEVRLEIYEPPRLFEALLRGRPLEDVPDITARICGICPVAYQMSSVHALEAALEVTVSPEIRRLRRLLYCGEWIESHGLHMHLLHAPDFLGFDSGLEMAKQFPEEVNRGLRLKKHGNQLVDMLGGRAIHPINVCVGGFYRLPTRKEVQKLIPDFEWGLNAAIETTRWVASFDFPDFESPDCEYISLSHPDEYPMNAGVMKTSSGDTIDVANYEAEFEELQVPHSTALHAIRKSTGRPYLLGPLARINLNRDRLSPSAQKLADEIKLEPVCCNPHKAIIARGLEIIHAYEEALMILRDQPLKGKSRESYEYQAGKGMSATEAPRGTLFHRYIVDKDGKIVEASIVPPTSQNQAQIEADLKQWISHVISKDERETARKCENLVRAYDPCISCSTHFLNVKIERT from the coding sequence ATGGGCAACCGCACAATTAAAGTTGAAACATTAACACGCGTCGAAGGCGAAGGCGGTCTCTATATTCGTTTGAATGGAGAGGCCGTTGACGAAGTCCGATTAGAAATTTATGAACCGCCGCGCCTGTTCGAAGCATTATTACGCGGTCGGCCTCTGGAAGATGTTCCCGATATTACGGCGCGGATCTGCGGAATCTGCCCGGTTGCCTATCAGATGAGTAGTGTGCATGCTTTAGAAGCCGCTTTGGAAGTGACGGTTTCACCTGAGATCCGACGTCTACGACGATTACTATATTGTGGTGAATGGATCGAAAGTCACGGTTTACATATGCATTTACTGCATGCACCCGATTTTCTGGGATTTGACAGTGGACTGGAAATGGCGAAACAGTTCCCGGAGGAAGTCAATCGGGGGCTGCGTTTGAAAAAACATGGTAATCAATTAGTCGATATGCTGGGAGGGCGGGCCATTCACCCCATCAATGTTTGTGTTGGTGGTTTTTATCGCCTGCCAACACGAAAAGAAGTCCAAAAATTGATTCCCGATTTTGAGTGGGGCTTGAATGCCGCCATTGAGACAACACGCTGGGTTGCCAGTTTTGATTTTCCTGACTTCGAATCCCCTGATTGCGAATACATCTCACTTTCGCATCCTGATGAATATCCGATGAATGCAGGAGTCATGAAAACCAGTAGTGGTGACACGATCGATGTCGCCAATTATGAAGCAGAATTTGAAGAACTGCAGGTTCCGCATTCCACGGCCTTACATGCGATTCGAAAGTCGACAGGACGTCCCTATTTACTGGGCCCCTTAGCGCGCATCAATCTGAATCGGGATAGACTCTCTCCCTCCGCACAAAAACTGGCAGACGAAATCAAGCTGGAGCCCGTGTGTTGTAATCCACATAAAGCAATTATTGCGCGGGGACTGGAGATCATTCATGCTTACGAAGAAGCGTTAATGATCCTGCGAGATCAACCACTAAAAGGGAAGTCACGTGAGTCGTACGAGTATCAAGCTGGTAAGGGAATGTCTGCAACCGAGGCACCGCGCGGAACCCTCTTTCATCGGTATATTGTTGATAAAGATGGTAAGATCGTTGAAGCATCCATTGTTCCGCCGACTTCACAAAACCAAGCTCAAATTGAAGCAGATTTGAAGCAATGGATCTCGCACGTCATCAGTAAAGATGAACGGGAAACAGCCCGAAAGTGTGAAAACCTGGTCCGTGCGTATGATCCCTGCATTAGTTGTTCCACTCATTTTCTGAATGTCAAAATTGAACGTACTTAA
- a CDS encoding NADH-quinone oxidoreductase subunit B family protein, with product MGKPKLGVFKFASCDGCQLSLLDAEDQLLAVAEVIDIVHFPEASSRLESGPYDIALIEGSITTPHDAERIQQIRRDSKFLMTIGACATAGGIQALRNGADTTEFMQAVYATPEYIQVLDQSTAIAEHVKVDFELRGCPINQYQLIEVIQSLLAGRTPRTPKHSVCLDCKRRGTVCVTVAQGIACLGPVTQSGCDAICPSYHRGCYGCYGPAAQPNLVSLSTQTLKAGDSPAEAAHRLQNFNVSAPAFHQESQRLTDQAREQN from the coding sequence GTGGGAAAACCAAAACTCGGTGTGTTTAAATTTGCGTCCTGCGATGGTTGCCAGTTATCGCTGCTGGACGCCGAAGATCAACTGCTTGCCGTTGCGGAAGTTATTGACATCGTCCATTTCCCTGAAGCAAGCAGCCGACTGGAATCGGGTCCCTATGATATTGCCCTGATCGAAGGTTCCATCACAACCCCACACGATGCAGAGCGAATTCAGCAAATCCGCCGCGACTCGAAGTTTTTGATGACAATCGGCGCCTGTGCGACTGCAGGTGGAATCCAGGCACTACGCAACGGCGCTGATACCACTGAATTTATGCAAGCCGTCTACGCAACCCCGGAATACATTCAGGTTTTAGACCAATCAACAGCTATTGCTGAACATGTGAAAGTCGATTTTGAGTTACGTGGTTGTCCCATCAATCAGTATCAGTTAATCGAAGTCATTCAGTCATTATTGGCAGGCCGAACTCCACGCACCCCCAAACATAGTGTTTGTCTCGATTGTAAACGCCGTGGAACAGTCTGCGTGACCGTCGCTCAGGGGATCGCCTGCCTGGGACCTGTCACGCAGTCTGGCTGTGATGCAATTTGCCCCAGTTATCACCGGGGTTGTTATGGCTGTTATGGCCCTGCCGCTCAGCCAAATCTGGTAAGTTTGAGCACACAAACACTCAAAGCAGGAGATTCGCCAGCAGAAGCTGCTCACAGACTGCAAAACTTTAACGTCTCTGCACCTGCTTTTCATCAAGAGAGCCAGCGGTTAACGGATCAGGCCAGGGAGCAGAACTGA
- a CDS encoding FAD/NAD(P)-binding protein has translation MNSTCSTTGENSITQANSWVPHTAVIREVTREVNEVSTYHLALSDPALAKAYRFQPGQFNMLYVPGAGESAISMSGDPDSPETLAHTIRFAGNVTRSIATMEVGDTLGLRGPFGTSWPLETCVGKDVILVAGGIGLPPLRPLIHRLLAERHQFGQLNLLYGARSPDMRLYTKEYRDWSEKGLLIKETVDRKNLGWQGNVGVVSMLLERLEPFDPAQSILMICGPELMMRFTARAAMQRGMTHEQIWVSTERNMQCAIGLCGHCQLGPEFICKDGPIFRYDQISPYLIVEGL, from the coding sequence ATGAATTCCACTTGTTCAACAACAGGAGAAAACAGCATTACGCAAGCCAATTCCTGGGTACCGCATACGGCGGTGATTCGTGAAGTCACACGTGAAGTCAACGAAGTCAGTACCTATCATCTGGCGCTATCTGATCCTGCGCTTGCCAAAGCATACCGTTTCCAACCAGGGCAATTCAATATGTTGTACGTGCCAGGCGCGGGTGAGTCGGCGATTTCAATGAGTGGCGATCCTGATTCACCTGAAACTCTGGCACATACGATTCGTTTTGCGGGAAATGTGACACGGAGTATCGCAACCATGGAAGTGGGTGATACCTTGGGACTCAGAGGCCCCTTTGGTACGAGTTGGCCTTTGGAAACGTGTGTCGGCAAAGATGTCATTCTGGTAGCAGGAGGTATTGGATTACCACCGCTTCGTCCGCTCATTCATCGTTTGCTGGCTGAGCGACATCAATTCGGACAACTGAATTTACTCTACGGTGCACGATCTCCCGATATGCGGCTTTACACCAAAGAATATCGTGACTGGTCTGAAAAAGGTCTGTTGATTAAAGAAACGGTCGATCGAAAAAACCTCGGTTGGCAGGGTAATGTCGGAGTGGTATCCATGTTGTTGGAACGCTTAGAACCGTTCGACCCTGCTCAGTCGATACTCATGATTTGTGGACCGGAACTGATGATGCGGTTTACCGCCAGAGCAGCAATGCAACGCGGAATGACACACGAACAAATCTGGGTTTCCACAGAACGAAACATGCAATGTGCGATCGGCCTGTGTGGACATTGCCAATTGGGTCCGGAATTTATTTGCAAGGATGGGCCGATTTTTCGCTACGATCAGATTTCGCCTTATTTAATCGTGGAGGGACTCTAA
- a CDS encoding 4Fe-4S dicluster domain-containing protein, translating to MNEAMQTASPRSCFLSIDQFANLFEVLHALDYEVIGPTLDQEAIVYDRVTSVEDLPRGWTDIQEPGKYRLEQRDDDALFGYVVGPHSWKQNLFPPVSTLSTADRTDEGWQFTEVEQELPKYAFLGVRACELAALKIQDRVFMEGPYVDPNYQGRRLQALVIAVNCTQAASTCFCTSMNTGPRCTAGYDLALTELPDGFVVEVATPLGETVIDALETQIATDENQRQAEAARQQAVDQITREFDTTDIRDLLLTNLEHPQWNDVAERCLSCTNCTMVCPTCFCSSVEEVSDLTGDHVERQRQWDSCFNVDFSYMNGGLVRNSIRNRYRQWMTHKLATWIDQFGTSGCVGCGRCITWCPVGIDLTDEVAAIRESQT from the coding sequence ATGAATGAAGCAATGCAGACTGCAAGTCCCCGATCTTGTTTTCTTTCAATCGATCAGTTTGCGAATTTATTCGAAGTGCTGCATGCTTTAGATTACGAAGTCATAGGTCCCACACTAGATCAGGAAGCGATTGTGTATGATCGAGTGACTTCGGTTGAAGATTTGCCACGCGGATGGACGGACATTCAAGAGCCGGGAAAATATCGATTAGAGCAACGCGACGACGATGCCTTATTTGGCTACGTAGTTGGTCCTCATTCCTGGAAACAAAATTTATTTCCGCCTGTCAGCACATTATCCACCGCTGATCGAACAGACGAGGGTTGGCAGTTTACTGAAGTAGAACAGGAGTTACCCAAATATGCGTTTCTGGGAGTACGCGCATGTGAATTGGCGGCTCTCAAAATTCAGGATCGTGTGTTTATGGAAGGCCCGTATGTTGACCCGAATTATCAGGGACGTCGTCTTCAAGCATTAGTCATCGCCGTGAACTGCACACAGGCAGCATCGACTTGCTTTTGCACCTCCATGAATACCGGCCCCCGTTGTACGGCTGGCTATGATCTGGCGCTCACGGAGTTACCCGATGGCTTCGTTGTCGAAGTGGCCACCCCACTTGGTGAAACCGTCATCGATGCTCTGGAGACTCAGATTGCCACGGACGAAAATCAACGGCAGGCTGAAGCCGCACGGCAACAAGCAGTTGATCAGATCACACGAGAATTCGATACCACGGATATTCGAGACTTATTACTGACCAATTTAGAACATCCACAATGGAATGATGTCGCGGAACGGTGTCTTTCCTGTACCAACTGTACGATGGTTTGCCCGACCTGCTTTTGCAGTTCCGTGGAAGAAGTCAGTGACCTGACGGGCGATCATGTCGAAAGACAACGTCAATGGGATTCGTGCTTTAACGTTGACTTCAGTTATATGAACGGTGGATTGGTACGGAATAGTATTCGAAACCGGTATCGCCAGTGGATGACTCATAAACTGGCAACCTGGATCGACCAGTTCGGAACGTCAGGTTGTGTTGGCTGCGGCCGTTGTATCACCTGGTGCCCCGTCGGCATTGATCTGACAGATGAAGTTGCCGCCATTCGAGAAAGCCAGACATGA
- a CDS encoding cyclic nucleotide-binding domain-containing protein — protein METQQLRQILMELRFTAGLSEEEQQKLARISRAQDFPKGTTIFTEGSAHKDIYVIRTGRVEICMSIPARGCLPVLTLESGDLVGWSSILKLGEMTATVVALEDTQTIAIDAASLRTLCDEDHDIGYQIMHRIATALSQRLVASRLQVLDMFGLELFDDVDSYENSSRGTAE, from the coding sequence ATGGAGACGCAACAGCTTCGACAAATCTTGATGGAACTACGATTTACCGCTGGACTGTCAGAGGAAGAGCAGCAGAAGCTGGCTCGTATTTCACGTGCGCAAGACTTTCCCAAAGGTACGACTATTTTTACAGAGGGTAGCGCGCACAAAGACATCTATGTAATACGAACTGGTCGCGTCGAAATCTGCATGAGCATACCGGCCCGTGGATGTTTACCTGTTTTAACGCTCGAATCAGGCGATCTGGTTGGCTGGTCATCTATTTTAAAACTGGGAGAAATGACGGCCACAGTCGTAGCCTTGGAAGACACACAAACAATTGCCATTGATGCAGCAAGTTTGAGAACGCTTTGTGACGAGGATCATGATATTGGCTATCAAATCATGCATCGCATTGCCACTGCCCTTTCCCAGCGACTTGTAGCCTCTCGCTTACAGGTGCTCGATATGTTTGGTCTCGAGTTATTTGATGATGTCGATTCTTACGAAAATAGCTCGAGAGGGACAGCAGAATGA
- a CDS encoding DUF4062 domain-containing protein — protein sequence MANPHVFISSTCYDLSQVRDALVDFIESYGFVPVLSDRGDVFYHPDIHTHDSCLNEVGNCDLFILIIGGRFGGAYRADPEKSIVNAEYYAARKNNIPVFSFVKSDVHSNHHVFSNNKGKKSLVDIKFPSIENNEHAAKIFNFIDEVRRSDENNAYFSFEFARDIVDLLRKQWSGMFFEFLHQRKINEQLNTTTNLLTNISEASNKVEELVKNLYRHIDKSGDAESEIKALEDQIDAKKFFRILEDLMRYSKQDRKISTSVDPSSFENWYDYFAAATDGIITKKQNGDIALDWPTGMGVIVHLEKPIRKNDEYTKQKKRFKVVKSMKRNLVDALINKDY from the coding sequence ATGGCAAATCCTCACGTTTTTATTAGCTCAACCTGCTACGATCTTTCCCAAGTTCGTGATGCACTTGTCGACTTCATTGAATCATATGGATTTGTTCCCGTCTTGAGCGATCGGGGCGATGTCTTTTACCACCCTGATATACATACTCACGACAGTTGTCTTAATGAAGTAGGTAACTGTGATCTCTTTATTCTGATTATAGGAGGTCGATTCGGCGGTGCTTATCGCGCTGATCCCGAAAAATCGATTGTCAATGCTGAGTATTATGCTGCTCGAAAAAACAACATACCAGTTTTTAGTTTTGTCAAAAGTGATGTTCACTCTAACCATCACGTCTTTTCAAATAACAAAGGAAAAAAGTCGCTAGTTGATATCAAATTTCCATCGATCGAAAATAACGAGCATGCTGCAAAAATTTTCAATTTTATTGACGAAGTGCGTCGCTCCGATGAAAATAATGCCTACTTTTCATTTGAATTTGCTCGAGACATTGTGGATTTGCTCCGAAAACAATGGTCTGGTATGTTTTTCGAATTCCTTCATCAACGAAAAATTAACGAGCAACTCAATACCACAACGAACTTGCTAACCAATATCTCAGAAGCAAGTAATAAGGTTGAAGAATTGGTCAAGAACCTCTATCGACATATTGATAAATCCGGTGACGCTGAATCTGAGATTAAAGCGCTTGAAGATCAAATAGATGCGAAGAAATTTTTTAGAATTCTTGAAGATTTGATGCGTTATAGCAAACAGGATCGTAAGATTTCCACTTCAGTAGATCCAAGTAGCTTCGAGAATTGGTATGATTATTTTGCTGCAGCAACAGACGGTATTATCACAAAAAAACAAAATGGAGACATCGCATTAGACTGGCCTACGGGCATGGGTGTTATTGTTCATTTGGAAAAACCTATACGAAAAAATGACGAGTACACTAAACAGAAGAAAAGATTTAAAGTTGTTAAATCAATGAAGCGAAATTTGGTTGATGCATTAATCAACAAAGATTATTAG
- a CDS encoding aldehyde dehydrogenase (NADP(+)) yields MATQPVLINGQWISSTGSNTFQATNPATAETLEPLYPVSPWNEIEAVIQAASDASKQTRGWSGERFAAFLESYAEEIEKRTEALVDTAHLETGYPESPRLRDGELPRTTNQLRQAATHAREGSWAMPTIDTATGISSLFGPIGPVAVFGPNNFPFAFNSIAGGDFAAAVAAGNPVIAKGHSSHPGTTQIFAEAADTAAKATNMPTGFVQLIYRTSHEDGCRLVSHPLMGAIGYTGGRSAGLTIKEAADKAGKPVYLELSSINPVFVLPGALNERSADIAEEFKGSCLMGTGQFCTNPGLVILKAGASADTFIQQVTQKFEEAPAGILLSKGGQTGLEAGIAAIEAAGATLVTGGTASDGPGFSCANTLLKVSGTQFLANPSSLQEEAFGNSALFVIAESEEELAEIAECLEGNLTGCIYSHTDGNDDTLYDQIAPVLRQKVGRLLNDKMPTGVAVSPAMNHGGPFPSTGHPVFTSVGIPAAIHRFSMLQCYDNVRPHRLPEALKPQNSNSKQWRYIDGMYTTDDYSS; encoded by the coding sequence ATGGCAACACAACCAGTTCTTATCAATGGTCAATGGATTTCTTCAACGGGATCAAATACTTTTCAAGCAACAAATCCGGCAACGGCTGAAACTTTGGAGCCACTCTATCCCGTCAGCCCCTGGAATGAAATTGAAGCAGTGATTCAGGCTGCTTCAGATGCGTCAAAACAAACGCGAGGTTGGTCTGGAGAACGTTTTGCTGCCTTTCTCGAATCCTACGCGGAGGAAATTGAAAAACGGACTGAAGCGTTGGTCGATACAGCGCACCTGGAAACCGGCTATCCTGAATCTCCCCGTTTGAGAGACGGCGAACTCCCCCGCACGACCAATCAATTGAGACAGGCCGCCACTCATGCCCGTGAAGGCTCGTGGGCAATGCCAACCATTGATACCGCAACCGGTATCAGCTCCCTATTTGGCCCCATTGGTCCGGTCGCCGTCTTTGGTCCCAACAATTTCCCTTTCGCTTTTAACAGTATCGCAGGAGGCGACTTCGCTGCAGCGGTGGCAGCAGGAAACCCGGTCATTGCCAAAGGACATTCTTCTCACCCTGGTACCACGCAGATCTTTGCGGAAGCTGCTGACACTGCCGCAAAAGCAACAAATATGCCCACAGGGTTCGTTCAACTCATCTATCGCACCAGTCATGAAGATGGTTGTCGACTTGTTTCGCATCCTCTCATGGGAGCCATCGGCTATACCGGTGGTCGTAGTGCCGGATTGACGATTAAAGAAGCAGCCGATAAAGCAGGCAAACCCGTCTATCTGGAATTGTCGAGTATTAACCCTGTATTTGTGCTACCCGGAGCTTTAAATGAACGCAGCGCTGACATCGCCGAAGAATTTAAAGGCAGCTGCCTGATGGGAACCGGACAGTTCTGTACCAATCCGGGACTGGTGATCTTAAAAGCAGGCGCTTCCGCAGACACATTTATTCAACAGGTGACCCAAAAATTTGAAGAAGCTCCTGCAGGAATATTACTCAGCAAAGGAGGGCAAACAGGTCTTGAAGCGGGGATAGCGGCAATCGAGGCGGCAGGCGCCACCCTGGTTACCGGCGGCACCGCATCTGACGGCCCCGGTTTCTCTTGTGCGAATACGCTGTTAAAAGTCAGCGGTACTCAATTTCTTGCCAACCCATCCTCATTACAGGAAGAAGCATTTGGAAACAGCGCCTTATTCGTCATCGCGGAATCTGAAGAGGAGTTAGCAGAAATCGCAGAATGCCTTGAGGGAAATCTCACCGGCTGCATTTATAGCCATACCGACGGAAATGATGACACACTTTATGACCAGATCGCGCCAGTCTTACGGCAAAAAGTTGGTCGACTGTTAAACGATAAAATGCCAACGGGGGTCGCCGTCAGTCCCGCGATGAATCATGGCGGACCGTTCCCCTCAACGGGACATCCGGTATTTACGTCGGTGGGGATTCCCGCTGCAATTCACCGTTTTTCGATGCTCCAATGCTATGATAATGTTCGCCCTCATCGATTACCGGAAGCGCTGAAGCCACAAAATTCTAACTCAAAACAATGGCGATACATTGATGGAATGTACACAACAGACGACTATTCTTCATAA
- a CDS encoding NAD(P)/FAD-dependent oxidoreductase, producing the protein MQQFDVVILGAGFGGSLTALLLNQIGRNVALIDRGTHPRFSIGESSTPIADYLLESLSENYDLPQFQPFCKYGTWQERYPQLACGIKRGFSYFAHEPEQFFRQKSNHSSELLVTANLDEASADTHWFRADVDHFFAEEVQKSSVVYLDQTEVVLAQSDDWTIQAERRGERFDFRAQFLIDATGAMGVVPDFLGVERQTVFESCSTAVYGHFENVTPWSEILDQYEFDRSEYPFDCDQAALHHVLSEGWMWQLRFNNDITSAGFVLDSAKNALSAIELWQNLLSRYPSILSQFEGASIVSPEFGLCSTGRLQRGWKECAGPNWALLPHTAGFVDPLHSTGIAHTLCGIERLVMTLEQCWRNSDELSVALSHYSESIQAELKLIDALVACCYRSLKQFDLFTTSALFYFAAATSFEHQRCNEQKRPLFLCADDVDLSNIIGGWLNEVSQIQEKNVSNPDEIKQAILNAETKLKPWNRVGLFHPDVPNMYYYTAAPKPEPQ; encoded by the coding sequence ATGCAGCAATTTGATGTTGTTATTTTGGGAGCTGGCTTTGGGGGAAGTCTGACAGCATTGCTGCTGAATCAGATCGGTCGCAACGTGGCTTTGATTGACCGGGGAACGCACCCCCGTTTTTCCATTGGTGAATCTTCCACTCCCATAGCCGACTATCTGCTGGAATCGCTCTCCGAGAACTATGATCTTCCACAATTTCAGCCATTTTGCAAGTATGGGACCTGGCAGGAACGATATCCTCAATTGGCCTGTGGAATCAAACGTGGATTCAGTTATTTTGCTCACGAGCCAGAGCAGTTCTTTCGACAAAAATCGAACCACAGTAGCGAGTTGCTGGTAACAGCAAACCTGGATGAAGCATCAGCTGATACACACTGGTTTCGGGCCGATGTCGATCATTTTTTCGCGGAAGAAGTTCAAAAGTCGAGTGTCGTTTATCTGGATCAGACTGAAGTGGTTCTGGCTCAATCCGATGATTGGACAATCCAGGCAGAGAGAAGAGGGGAACGCTTCGATTTTCGAGCTCAATTTCTCATCGATGCGACGGGGGCGATGGGCGTTGTGCCTGACTTTTTGGGTGTGGAACGTCAAACAGTGTTTGAATCCTGTTCGACAGCGGTCTACGGGCATTTTGAAAACGTCACTCCCTGGTCAGAAATATTAGATCAATATGAATTTGATCGATCAGAATATCCTTTTGACTGCGATCAGGCGGCATTACATCACGTATTGAGTGAAGGGTGGATGTGGCAATTACGTTTTAATAATGATATTACCAGTGCTGGTTTTGTTTTAGACTCAGCTAAAAATGCTCTTTCAGCCATTGAACTGTGGCAGAATCTTTTGAGCCGCTATCCGTCAATTCTATCGCAATTCGAGGGAGCATCAATCGTTTCACCGGAATTCGGTCTTTGTTCTACAGGCAGGTTGCAGCGTGGTTGGAAGGAATGTGCAGGTCCCAACTGGGCTCTGTTACCGCATACGGCAGGTTTTGTTGACCCCTTACATAGTACCGGGATTGCCCATACTTTGTGTGGGATTGAGCGTCTCGTTATGACTCTGGAACAGTGCTGGCGAAACAGTGATGAATTGTCTGTTGCCTTATCGCACTATTCAGAGTCGATTCAAGCGGAGTTGAAATTGATCGATGCGTTGGTTGCCTGTTGTTATCGGAGTTTGAAACAGTTTGATCTATTTACAACGAGCGCCCTGTTTTATTTTGCTGCTGCGACCAGCTTTGAACATCAACGATGTAACGAGCAAAAGAGGCCACTGTTTTTATGTGCTGATGATGTTGACTTGAGTAACATCATCGGCGGTTGGCTAAATGAAGTTTCTCAGATACAAGAAAAAAATGTGTCTAATCCGGATGAAATCAAACAAGCGATTCTGAACGCAGAAACAAAGTTAAAACCCTGGAACCGAGTGGGTCTGTTTCACCCCGATGTCCCGAACATGTATTACTACACTGCGGCTCCCAAACCAGAGCCGCAGTGA